The proteins below are encoded in one region of Aestuariivirga litoralis:
- a CDS encoding glycosyltransferase family 2 protein: MSVTSSKPSSQPLDLTILMPCLNEAETIGICIEKAMASLAKNKWSGEVVIADNGSTDGSIEIALRLGARVVHVPLKGYGAALGQGIAAARGRWVIMGDSDDSYDFGALEPFVESLRAGADLVLGNRFKGGIKPGAMPFLHRYLGNPVLSFIGRLFFSIKAGDFHCGLRGVNRARMLELKLQSTGMEFASEMVVRVALAGLTIAEVPTTLAPDGRSRPPHLRTWRDGWRHLKFLLMYSPRWLYVIPGIALLSLGFVIAALLFGMQVRIGSIALDLNSFMVACFLCVVGVQFLATGAVARQFATQAGYLPVTGNLIRLNRILTTERLSLISLVVILCGLGVFSYAMWLWARVDFSALTNPFAPRSVMAGLTLVVIGLQLFSLAFLSGILQVPHQQAATAVPHDDTD; encoded by the coding sequence TTGAGCGTTACGTCATCAAAACCATCTTCTCAGCCGCTTGATCTCACCATCCTGATGCCCTGCCTCAACGAGGCCGAAACTATTGGCATATGCATCGAAAAAGCGATGGCCTCACTCGCCAAGAATAAATGGTCCGGTGAAGTGGTGATTGCTGATAATGGCAGCACAGATGGTTCAATCGAAATTGCTCTGCGCTTAGGTGCACGTGTGGTGCATGTGCCCCTCAAGGGTTACGGCGCTGCGCTGGGTCAGGGCATTGCTGCAGCCCGTGGCCGATGGGTGATCATGGGCGACAGTGACGACAGCTACGATTTCGGCGCGCTTGAACCTTTCGTTGAAAGCCTGCGCGCCGGGGCAGACCTGGTGTTGGGCAACCGTTTCAAGGGCGGCATCAAGCCAGGTGCGATGCCCTTCCTGCACCGCTATCTCGGCAATCCGGTGTTGAGCTTCATCGGCCGGCTTTTCTTTTCCATCAAGGCCGGCGATTTTCATTGTGGATTGCGTGGGGTGAACCGGGCGCGGATGCTGGAACTGAAGCTGCAATCCACCGGCATGGAATTTGCCAGCGAAATGGTGGTGCGCGTAGCACTTGCCGGTCTTACCATTGCCGAAGTGCCGACCACACTAGCACCAGATGGCCGCTCGCGCCCGCCACATTTGCGCACCTGGCGCGACGGCTGGCGGCATTTGAAATTCCTGCTGATGTACAGCCCGCGCTGGCTCTATGTGATTCCGGGAATTGCTCTGTTGAGCCTGGGCTTTGTGATCGCCGCATTGCTATTTGGCATGCAGGTCCGTATCGGTTCGATTGCACTGGATTTGAACAGTTTCATGGTGGCCTGCTTTCTCTGCGTGGTTGGGGTGCAATTCCTGGCGACCGGAGCCGTGGCGCGGCAATTTGCAACGCAGGCAGGCTATCTGCCGGTGACCGGTAACCTGATCCGGCTGAACCGTATCTTGACCACCGAACGGCTGTCGCTGATTTCGCTGGTGGTCATTCTCTGCGGGCTTGGGGTTTTCTCCTATGCCATGTGGCTGTGGGCCCGGGTTGATTTCAGCGCACTCACCAATCCCTTTGCGCCGCGTTCAGTCATGGCGGGGCTCACGCTGGTCGTGATCGGGCTACAGCTGTTTTCGCTCGCTTTCCTGAGCGGGATATTGCAAGTGCCACACCAGCAAGCTGCGACGGCGGTTCCCCATGATGACACCGACTAA
- a CDS encoding methyltransferase domain-containing protein — protein sequence MIEVNSQYNVAKAGSLPVRLASYQRRRMYDVFLADMGLPDESATLLDVGATSDRSYATSNYVEAWYPHKHRITACGVDDAGFLTVLYPGMTFKHADATRLPFADQSFDVVHSSAVLEHVGSFENQVRMMAECARVCRRGFFITTPNRWFPVEFHTVLPFVHWLPKPAFRNLMRKTGRGFFAEESNLNLMGGAELRRAATLAGIEGQLNVTLSSVSLLGWPSNLLLAGKVR from the coding sequence GTGATTGAGGTTAACTCGCAGTATAATGTGGCCAAGGCAGGCAGCCTGCCAGTGCGCCTGGCCAGCTATCAGCGGCGGCGCATGTATGACGTCTTCTTGGCAGATATGGGCCTTCCTGATGAAAGTGCGACACTGCTGGATGTAGGTGCTACCAGCGATCGCAGCTACGCCACCTCCAATTATGTGGAAGCATGGTATCCGCACAAGCACCGCATCACGGCTTGCGGCGTGGATGACGCGGGCTTTCTCACCGTGCTCTATCCCGGCATGACGTTCAAGCATGCGGATGCCACCAGGCTGCCCTTTGCCGATCAGAGTTTTGACGTGGTTCATTCCTCCGCCGTGCTGGAGCATGTGGGCTCGTTTGAAAACCAGGTGCGGATGATGGCGGAATGTGCGCGAGTCTGCCGACGGGGATTCTTCATCACCACACCCAACCGATGGTTTCCGGTGGAATTCCATACCGTGCTTCCCTTTGTCCACTGGTTGCCCAAACCTGCCTTCCGAAACCTCATGCGCAAAACCGGGCGCGGATTTTTTGCTGAAGAATCAAACCTGAATCTGATGGGTGGTGCAGAGCTGCGGCGTGCCGCCACTTTGGCCGGCATAGAAGGCCAGCTGAATGTGACGCTTTCCAGCGTTTCACTTTTGGGCTGGCCCAGCAATCTTTTGCTGGCAGGCAAGGTCCGCTAG
- a CDS encoding ribonuclease D codes for MLIKLHRGDLPADFTPGSSIAIDTETLGLKPARDKLCLVQISVGDGSAHLVQVDRTTYDAPRLKAVLVDPGVTKIFHYARFDVAVLKQYLGVDVGSIYCTKIASRLVRTYTDRHGLKDLVKELLGIELDKQQQSSDWGAHMLSEQQKKYAATDVIYLHELKSRLDQMLEREGRSALAKSCFEFLPTRAALDLSGWAEEDVFAHA; via the coding sequence ATGCTTATCAAACTCCACCGCGGAGATTTGCCTGCGGATTTCACGCCCGGCAGCTCCATCGCCATTGATACTGAAACACTCGGACTGAAGCCGGCGCGTGATAAGCTTTGCCTGGTTCAGATTTCGGTGGGCGACGGCAGTGCGCATCTGGTGCAGGTTGACCGCACCACCTATGACGCGCCGCGCCTGAAGGCAGTGCTGGTGGATCCTGGCGTCACCAAGATTTTTCATTATGCGCGTTTCGACGTGGCGGTGCTCAAGCAATATCTGGGCGTTGATGTCGGCAGTATCTATTGCACCAAGATCGCCTCGCGCCTGGTGCGTACCTATACTGACCGGCATGGGCTGAAGGATCTGGTAAAGGAGCTTCTGGGCATTGAGCTCGACAAGCAGCAACAGTCTTCGGACTGGGGTGCGCATATGCTATCCGAGCAACAGAAAAAGTATGCGGCGACGGACGTGATTTATCTGCATGAGCTGAAATCGCGGCTGGACCAGATGCTGGAACGCGAAGGGCGCAGCGCTCTCGCCAAATCCTGTTTTGAATTCTTGCCCACGCGGGCGGCGCTGGATCTCTCCGGCTGGGCGGAAGAAGATGTCTTCGCCCACGCCTGA